The following nucleotide sequence is from Zea mays cultivar B73 chromosome 1, Zm-B73-REFERENCE-NAM-5.0, whole genome shotgun sequence.
ATGGCCTCGTAGCGGTCGCCGTTGCGGTCGGGGACGTGCTGGATGAGCACGCAGATGCCCGCGGTGACGCCCAGCCGCTTGTCCAGGCTGCCGTTGTACACCTGCAGGTTGGGGTGGTGGAGAGAGAGATGGACGGATGAGCAGAGGCTAGAGGCTTGCTTGCTTGACTAGGAACAGAGGGGGGAACGAGGCGAGACGAGACCAACCTTGTTGGTGAAGGGGACGAGGTCGCCCAGCGCGTTCTCCGTCTGCTTGGCGCTGAGGCGCAGGTACGCGGGGCTCTCGCGGTCCCGCTCGTTGATCTCGTACACGTACAGCTCCTGCACCTTGGTCGGCCGCGCGTCCTTGGCCGCCGCGGGCTTGGGCGAGAACAGCGACGCCCGCACGgcgacgccgccgccgcggctCTGCCGGGCCCCGCTCACCGCGACGACTCTGGACGCCTGGCGCACCTTGGCGAGCCCCGCGGCGGCGGGGCCCGAGACCCTGACGGAGGCCGGGCACCTGAGCGCGGCGGCCATGGCGATCGAGCAGTAGAGTCTCGCACGGTACAGCCCCGCTCTCGATGCGATGCGACGGGGAAGGGGAAGTTGGTGGGTGG
It contains:
- the aoc1 gene encoding allene-oxide cyclase1; translated protein: MAAALRCPASVRVSGPAAAGLAKVRQASRVVAVSGARQSRGGGVAVRASLFSPKPAAAKDARPTKVQELYVYEINERDRESPAYLRLSAKQTENALGDLVPFTNKVYNGSLDKRLGVTAGICVLIQHVPDRNGDRYEAIYSFYFGDYGHISVQGPYLTYEESYLAVTGGSGVFEGVYGQVKLNQIVFPFKIFYTFYLRGIPDLPRDLLCTPVPPSPTVEPTPAARAAEPHASLDNYTN